Proteins co-encoded in one Euleptes europaea isolate rEulEur1 chromosome 1, rEulEur1.hap1, whole genome shotgun sequence genomic window:
- the LOC130483578 gene encoding sodium- and chloride-dependent creatine transporter 1-like, which produces MAPMPAETCSEGSACSEVAEAESAEPVSGTGEPTLDERAITAPLVVSVGPGKLPVPERETWTRQMDFIMSCVGFAVGLGNVWRFPYLCYKNGGGVFLIPYLLIVFVGGIPVFFLEVALGQFMKQGGIAAWNIAPLFKGLGLASMVIVFFCNSYYIMILVWGLFYLVHSLTETLPWATCGHSWNTPECTEMFGHNVCGNGTNGTAGNCSNLADQRSPVIEFWENKVLRISGDLAEPGELSWQLILCLLTTWIIVYFCIWKGVKSTGKVVYFTALFPYVVLILLLLHGVTLPGALDGIVFYLKPDWSKLAVAQVWIDAGTQIFFSYAIGLGALTALGSYNRFHNNCYRDAYILAVINSSTSFFAGFVVFSVLGFMASEQGVDISQVAESGPGLAFIAYPKAVTLMPLSPLWATLFFFMLLVLGLDSQFVGVEGFITGILDLFPPPAAGSRRREVTAAICCLVCCIIDLSMVTQGGMYVFQLFDNYSASGITLLWQAFWECVVVAWVYGADRFMDDVARMIGYRPLPYMKWCWSYITPAVCVGIFLFHVVNYQPLTYNKTYIYPWWGEAIGWALALASMLCIPCTVAYKLLRSKGSLQQRWHVLTTPVWGHHHLEYMTPEAEAKLLPPDDLAAAPLEKATLFETVI; this is translated from the exons AGGGCAGCGCGTGCTCAGAGGTGGCTGAGGCAGAGAGTGCCGAGCCAGTCAGCGGCACGGGGGAGCCCACCCTTGACGAGAGAGCCATCACTGCCCCCTTGGTGGTATCCGTGGGCCCCGGGAAGCTGCCCGTCCCTGAACGGGAGACCTGGACCCGGCAGATGGATTTCATCATGTCCTGTGTTGGCTTCGCTGTGGGGCTGGGCAACGTCTGGCGCTTCCCGTACCTCTGCTACAAGAATGGAGGAG GTGTCTTCCTAATTCCTTACTTGCTGATCGTCTTTGTTGGGGGGATCCCCGTCTTCTTCCTGGAGGTGGCCCTGGGGCAGTTCATGAAGCAAGGTGGGATTGCTGCCTGGAACATCGCTCCCCTCTTCAAAG ggctgggcctggcctccatGGTCATTGTCTTCTTCTGTAACTCCTACTACATCATGATCCTGGTCTGGGGCCTCTTCTACCTGGTGCACTCGCTGACGGAGACTCTGCCCTGGGCCACCTGTGGACACTCCTGGAACACCCCGGAGTGCACCGAGATGTTCGGTCACAATGTCTGCGGCAACGGCACCAACGGCACTGCCGGGAACTGCAGCAACCTGGCTGATCAGCGCTCTCCCGTCATCGAGTTCTGGGA AAACAAGGTGCTGCGGATTTCAGGGGACCTTGCCGAACCAGGAGAGCTCAGCTGGCAGCTAATCCTCTGCCTGCTCACAACCTGGATCATTGTCTACTTCTGCATTTGGAAGGGTGTCAAGTCCACTGGGAAG GTTGTCTATTTCACTGCGCTGTTCCCCTATGTGGTTCTGATCCTGTTGCTCTTACACGGGGTGACCTTGCCTGGTGCGCTTGATGGCATCGTCTTCTACCTGAAACCCGATTGGTCCAAGCTTGCTGTGGCACAG GTATGGATTGATGCTGGTACCCAGATCTTCTTCTCATATGCTATCGGGCTGGGAGCCCTGACCGCCCTTGGCAGCTACAACCGCTTCCACAACAACTGCTACAG GGATGCCTACATCTTGGCTGTCATCAACAGTTCGACCAGCTTCTTTGCTGGCTTCGTGGTGTTTTCTGTGCTGGGCTTCATGGCGTCAGAGCAGGGTGTGGACATCTCCCAGGTGGCAGAGTCAG GTCCAGGCCTGGCTTTCATTGCCTACCCCAAAGCCGTGACCCTGATGCCGCTCTCTCCACTCTGGGCTACGCTGTTCTTCTTCATGCTTCTTGTTCTGGGGCTGGACAGCCAG TTTGTGGGCGTGGAGGGTTTCATCACAGGCATCCTGGACCTGTTTCCGCCGCCAGCGGCAGGCTCTCGGCGCAGAGAGGTCACTGCCGCGATCTGCTGCCTCGTTTGCTGTATCATCGACCTCTCCATGGTGACCCAG GGGGGCATGTACGTCTTTCAGCTCTTTGACAACTATTCAGCCAGTGGAATCACACTTCTGTGGCAGGCCTTCTGGGAGTGCGTGGTGGTCGCTTGGGTCTACG GTGCTGATCGCTTCATGGATGACGTCGCCCGCATGATCGGCTACCGGCCTCTGCCCTACATGAAGTGGTGTTGGTCGTACATTACgccggctgtgtgtgtg gggaTTTTCCTGTTCCACGTGGTAAACTACCAGCCGTTGACTTACAACAAGACCTACATCTACCCCTGGTGGGGAGAGGCTATCGGCTGGGCTCTGGCCCTTGCCTCCATGCTCTGCATCCCCTGCACGGTCGCCTACAAACTCCTGCGAAGCAAGGGCTCCTTGCAACAG CGCTGGCACGTGCTCACCACACCTGTCTGGGGTCACCACCACCTGGAGTACATGACACCCGAAGCAGAGGCAAAGCTCCTGCCCCCGGACGACCTTGCTGCAGCCCCCTTGGAGAAGGCCACGCTTTTCGAGACTGTGATCTAA